TGCACTGTATGTATTGCTATTATCCACGTCAAGAAACTGCCACCGAAAAAGGCGAGTAGTAACATGAATAAAGTTTCCAGGTAATTTGCCATTGCAAAACTAGAGCCAGTTCGAGCAAGGGACTATGGTTGACTATCGTTGACCATTGggtgattttgcctggtacccaggatgtatttcatgcataggtaaccatagaacattgactagtggttgacaaatggtcgcTCCTCGAACTTGCCCAATGTCTACTCAATGGTATACCGCCCGTGATTTTGGCGAGGTTATGTATTACTGACAATATCAGTCTGTTGAGGTACCATATGGTAATTGGATTATAACTATTAATTTGTGTTTCCAAAATCCTAAATAACTTTTTTATTCATGTCCAACAATAGTATGGAATACAATCAATGGTGTACAACATAAAAGGAGATGTTTATTGAATATTGGAACAGACGGTGCATGCTTCCATTGTCTTTGATGTGAAAAAtcgctttgtttttgaagtgaTTAGAAACTCACAGACCGTAGTGTGATTGAAAGCATGTCATAGTCGATATTAACACAAAGCACTCTTGGTACAGTGATTTGGGTGAAATTGATTCTGTctacagaaataaataaatgctggaataaaaacaagtaggcctactacaCGAAAGATATCCACACAAAAAACATAGTTTTAAAAAGTGGTATTGGGAGATCTAAATACAAACAGTTTCAGTTTGTGAGAACTTTCAACATCACAATTTTATTAGAATAAAATGAACGATAACCCACAAAGAAAGTGTTTGCTTTCTAAAGAATGATTTGGTGGTCACCAAAATTCTAGTAATGCGATTTCAACGTATACTTTTAAAAGTGCTGTTGCACCTGTTACAAGACACGTACTGTGGAATTTCAGTTGTTGGAATAATTTTAGTGGTAAACAATTGTTTAAAGTCACATATCGGCCCTGGAAAGATATCTCTGCAGACGATCGCTTTGACGTGATGACGTCACGTTTTGTTTCTCCTTAAGCGGTAGATGTAATAATCCAGCAATTGCATCGACGCCCGATCGGTGACGTAATGGATTGATATCAGGCTTTCTGAACAGCATTCCGGACCCTGCAAATCAGAGAAGAAAAAATTATTACtcgtttttttaatatattttttaatatatattttatttatatatatacaatTATTATTGGCCCATGCATGCTAGACATTTGCAGTAACTAaaaattagtaaacttgcgggacAACCATGTATCAAATCTCCTTTGTGGGAAtgtttgctctaaaagacacggtgtggtctcgacgtttcgatcagtacaCTCCGcgcgtcttcaggagaaacgtCGACGAGACAACacctgctcttttcagagcaatACTCCCATCAGGGAGATTTatgttgtacccgcaagtttataCGATTTTTTTGTTACTTCTTATTATTCACACAATACAAAGCTTCAAACCACTTAAAGAaaaagatgtttaaattttaaatcatactaaactgaaacaaatcttaccAGTTTAGTTTTATGTTTCGAGAAACGATTAAACCACTCTGGTACATTCTTTGTGAAGAAACTCTCTACAGTCAATGGTAAGAACCTATTCTTATTCTGATCATCTCTTGAATCTCCAACGGTTACTCCAGCCATCTGCATACACAATCCCACCCTTACATCTTCACTTCTAATCGTCTTGTAGTATTCACAGCTCGGTGTAGCCAATGGTATCTCTAGTTGGTTGACCACAATTGCTCTAAGGGCTTCTCTACTCATCACATAACCAGCTCCACCGCTCAAATATCCTTGGGGGATATACGGTTTAAAATGATGGCCGTAGTAAACCGGTTTACCGCTGTCTTTATCCTGCAGAAAATCTCGCAAATTCTCCATTATGACGTAGGTGTCATCATCAGCCTTCATGAACCAATCAGCGTCGTTGAAATGATGCTTATAGATGTACATGATAGCGGCCCTAGTTTTGTTCCATAGAGCTGGTCTTCCTTCTTTAACATCGAGCCCAACTGTTGGGAACTCTGGATCGGTCTCAGAGCTCATGTACAATATGACGTCACAGCGAGGACCCCAAGTTTCCTTGATGCCGATGGCTCTGGTCTGAAGAGTGGACGGTGACGTCAGAACCCAGCATAGCACTCtagttttgttggtttttaagTCCGGATTATGCAATGTCTTCGATTTAATACCTGGAAATCAAAGATTTAAAGAATAAAACAgataagtaataataatgtatAGATCTTAAAGCTACAGCGAAGTCACTCTTAAAACTGACTACCCATCTTAACATGACTCTTATCAAGCCCTGGAAGAGTGATGTgtttgggcgggggggggggtaataatcTTTTGTGACGAGGCCAAAGTTTCAAAGAGCTTCTTAAGCATacaaaagttgctaagcacaacaaaattctgcttaccagaataactagccaaactgccatgtcacatgtacaaaatCTCTGACTGGTATCCACCTCTCATTTCTGCTCAAACGGTGAGAATATCTTTGATATTTTctactttatgaaattagggGTTGAAATGGGTGGTTCCTTCTTACCTTGAGTGCGAATAGCATGACTAGTGGTAGGATGCGTCACGTCTTGTAAGACACCAGCTCTCGTTGTGAAGGAGTCATCATCACTCCTTAACATCTTAGCCCTTTCTTGCAGGAGCATCTTATATTCCTCCAAGGTGCTCATTGTCACCATCCACGTCAGGAAGCTGCCACTGGTGAAGGAGAGTAGCAATAGAAAGAGCTTCTTCAGGTTGGCCATCAGATGAGAACCACTCCAGATTCTTGCTAGGGGGCTTCCTTATCTGTCTCCGGATGCCGTTCTTGGGAAGTAAGTTAACTCAGGAATAGTTCTTGGGTAGACTACACTTTAAACAATCCATGTTTAATTCTGGTTTGTTAGTACTGGCCATCCCATCCATAGACGTGAGTGATACAAACCCCTGTGATGAAGAGGGTTGTAATAATTGTAGAGATGGAATCATACAGCACTGATGATGGAATGGACGTCGTATGCGTCTGGCCGTTTCTACTTCTGACCCTGTCTTCTTTAGAGTTTTAGCCTTTACATTTCATGAAATGgtcaaaatttgagcgcaatcaTCAACTAAATAATTTCATACCCGTAGGCTCTATCATGAAATTGAGTTCAGTGTTGCATGTTATACCCATTgtagtttatttattgttacATAGCGGGGGACCTAATCAATTTAATCAATAACATTATGAATAGTAAAATGGGCCCGTCGAACTAATATGTGTATTCTTTTCCAGATGGGACAggtcctacaaaaaaaaatactgaaataaTTTCGTTCCCCCGAAATATTCGTTATTTCAATGCAACTAAAACATTTTTGgtattgatacattttcagttttgtttaacCTGTCCCTTCAGCGGCTCCATATATTCTCGAAACAGCCACATAAATAAACACTTTTCATCAATCAATATTTTACATAAATATAAAAGCAATCAAAGCGTTACAATTGTACAGATTTTcgcgagcccccccccccaccacatgAACAACAAGTTTCCGCCCCTGAtgcaacctccccccccccccgtttatgttacatagcgccctctagtggcgcACCGTAACTCACACTACTCGCATCAAACCAAATCAACTTGGCTCGTTTGTGTCAcgttggttttatttttttgagcgTTTTGGCAGATTTTAATACGATTTGGAGCAACGTGTTTCTGTTCCTTACAATCGGCTGTAAGTATTTGACTTGAAAATAATGTCGTCCAAGGACAGGATTCGGGATCGAGAGCGAGATAGAGACATCAGAAGAGTCAGGTGAGCATAACAAAAAACTTTCCCTAAACTGATGCAGTCTCTACAAGTACCCCAACACAATGTCAAGCCTCATAATTACCGTGGTGGGTCTCCTAATTAATACACCGTGGTACCAGATAATTTAGCACTAGTTTCGCGACATGATTTATTGATGGCGGATTGGCTACAAAATCTACCTACTTTTGCTCCCCTTGGCTGCCCTTcttattttttcattattattttaataatgatttaatactaatactaataggcctaatttaataataatattattatttaataatgttaaatattaaaatagttattattattattagtagtactAAAGCAACatctgtaaacagtattgtccaaaggcccacactttgtgtatcacaaattatatataaaatcgtgaagatcacagatttacatcaaacttacacagtctaatgatgatgataagtgaaaacatcccttgaaatatttctgtctgaaatgccatatttgatgcgaaataaataatctagttTCGTGTTGgtgtttatcgctcagtgagcgttttattcatttttgttttggcatcgatgcaatgcaaaatttgtagtcggtttttcattgttctctcgagacccagatggccaatcgatctcaaacctccacaggtttgtcagtttatgtttatgatggattacataaagtacttacactgccagcaactgttttgttagcaaaaccaattctgtaatgttcctcttaatatttaaacattgaaaacttgtattttaaagatgttttcctcttggtacatgtaggtctcgcTCTAGATCGCGAGAAAGAGATCGTAACCAGTCTGATCGTATGAATATGAACCGAAGAGATCGAGATGACAGAAGAGATGAGAGGAAAGATCGAGATCGTCCTGATCGAGACCGTGATCGAGATCGAGATCGAGATAGGTATCGATCACGTCAGGACAGATCAAGGTCGCCAAACGACAAAAGAAAACGGTAAGTAATTTGCCCACAAGCCTTTACAACAGACTACATGCTCCAAATTTTTGAGTAAAATGTTTTTCGTGAAACAAATCATAGTCTAAGTTGACAGGCAAACTCTGCTTAGCAGCAATCAAAACCTCTGTAGCTATATTCTTGATACTTGATACTTGATTCTTAAACATTCATGAAGCAAAACTTGTGATCAACGAATTggaagcacaaaaaaacaaatgaggAAATAAGATGTGCTGTTATCATCAATGCTTGTCCTTGAAGTGAACCGAATTATATCTTGAAAACAGGAACAAAGGTGATAAAACAACAGGGGAGGAAGAAGAGGAAGATTTGAAAGCTGAGAAGAAGCAACCGATATCTCTGGAAGAGATGATCGCAAAGAAAACTAAAGAGCAAGAGGCGCTTTCAAAGGTACATCTAAAATCTTGTCAAGTTGACTAGTTTACTTATTGctatattaatttgtttgtgtgttgcctgttattatttttttatgactaTGGCCAGTTTCATCAAGGGCAAAATGTTGCTTAGAAGTTAGCACAGATAAATCCAGCTGAGcagaaacgggttaccagctaaaacaaCATGAATGTTtactatttgtgactggttccctgctagTTTTTTGCTTAGCGAAAAATTTGCTCTGCACCATTTTCTGCTAACCAGCTTTCTGAAACTTGTCCCAGCTGTCTCTCTCTGTCAAGGACAACAAATTGATAAACCGTAATCTTTTGTTAATAGAAACCAATATataatgagaagtcccctcgatccactaaagtgAATGCAGTAGTCCTGGCCaatttcctaccttccacccaggtagtactGTAGTttatagttaaaagcaggacagttcttttcagaactgagaagtctgcCCAATTCCACTCCGCGGTAggagaatataaagcaagacaatttcttaaaggaacataacctacatgtacttagcaagtagatacacaaatggtgttaTCTGAAACCATTTATTCAATAAAAACTTTGTCTTAAATTGTTTCAATTGAATTTCTTTTCCAGCCTAAATTTTTGACCAAGGAAGAGCGAGCGAAACTTGCGGTCCAGAAGAGAGAAGAGGCTGTTAAAGCTCAACGTCAGGCCCAAGACGAAGCTCGCAAGAAGCAAATGGAATTCATTAAGATGTCTCAGATAGCCGGTAAGTACATcttatttttgtagtagttattttattaaaaaaaatttcccTTGTAGTTTTGTTACTCGATATAGTTTGTTTTCTCCTGAGGCtcttataagtaggatttgaaactgccATATGTAAATCTCTTGTGAGAAGTGTTAGTTCTGAAacgaactggtggttgacaactcaacgtttcgatcagtatgctctggtcgTCTTCAGCAgtcgatcagtttgctctgatcatCTTTAGAAGACTATCAGAGCAAACTGAattgaaacattgagttgtcaaccaccggttattttcagaaccaacactactcatgAGAGATTTTCACATGATGCTACCGCAAAACCTTAGCTAATGATATTCTTACAATATACAGgtatgcaacttttcagctgatttccccttttcttttcaaaatagtggcatagaaaactgaaaaacactgtacaaaagttaagtAAGATCAGCCATGTCCTaatttttgcaattagaaagttgaaTATCTTGAATGCAAAACAGGATGTCTTTACTCATTTTGGTTATCATTGATCTTAGGTGATCCTCGGGAGCGCGATAGAATGGAGAGGCGAGAAAGACGTGAGCGTCGAGACCGGGATGAGGATTCCTCTAAAGGGAAAGATAGAGAAGAGGAAAAAGAGAAGCAAGCCATTAAGGTACGACAGAACTTTGCATTCTTAGGTCACCAAGATCaaggcccaaattcatggctctggttaccactgaattctgcgcttacgatcatcaTTTTCTACTtttgtgcaagcgccgaatttctgcgctagctgtgtaagcaaacaGTACCTAGTAGTGTGGAGTCACACGTGCACGAGCGAAatttccctgctaacccatgaaattcGTTTGACATAAGTGCAGAGTTCCCTCCTTCCATTTAAGTGAGCAGAAGTGAGTTTGGGCCCAGTTGTATTTGACCATTTTTAGATTTGccattttgttcaaatattgAGTTTTTGACCATCTTTAGTTTGTACATTCTCTGGAGGAATATCCAGGTCTGGAATAAccatcagtttttgttttttgtttcttgaagGATCGCTATTTGGGTGTGGTTAAGAAGAAGAGAAGGATCCGTAGATTAAACGACAGGAAGTTTGTCTTTGATTGGGATGCTGGAGAAGACACCTCCAATGACTTCAATCCGATGTAAGTCACTAATCTCCCAACCTTGTTCCCAGAGGTGCTCAATCTCACCGTGCCATTTTCTCCCAGCTTGCCTTGCTCACTCATAACccctggggtgcgttttggcggtcgtaaccaatagcTCTTTCAATCGCCAGTGTTAACCAATGGGTCAATTCAACCGAAACATTGATTAGCTATGACCGCCAAAATGCACCCCTGGAATTGGttaatttaaatgtgctagatATTTAGGCCTGTGGTCAGTCCACTCAGCGTGGCTGCTCAAGTATTGTAACCTGCAAAAGAGGCATCAAGTCAAAGACCAACTTATCCCTTCGTAATCTTATTTGATGTTGTGATATGTCTAACTGTATGCAGTATGTGACTATGTAAAACCATGATTCATTTGATATGGAGTTACatcaaaatacttgcattttcACACACTAACAGTTTGTGTAGCCCCATACAAGCGctcaatcatttttttaacaagccgCACGCAAAGTAATCCTCCTTaggagccaatcagcgttgacTCTGAGTACATCCCTACCAAGGGTTAGTgatgagaggtatcgatacggtgCGCTGGCCATGGTAGCGAGACTTCCAATCTCCTTTACTCTTCTCCTAACTCATCGCATCTCAAGAACAATCAAATTCCTCAGATTTCTTACAagtgattttgggggttgaacaaagatctGACTAGAgtcaacgacctctggattgatgtgccggcgctctatcaactgacttatctagccctatgttggtggtgtccgtattttgtcaatatctttgttcgggggtgcgagtcagaagccatacaatcgttaactgccgtgtagccagggatcacaccctaATTACGATACTAATTAAATGTAAATACGGTCAAATTGACATAAATGTTAATAGATATGTAAGTTTTAATGGTACACAGGGCCGTCCTGCCACTAGACTGTCTTCTGATCCCTTCAAATTATCAGTTCCTCGTTGTAAAACAGAGTCCCATAAGTCGTTTTATTTTCAGCGGATTGTCCCCATGTGGAACCAGCTTCCGCTGTCGGTCAGATCTAGCGTGTCCTTGTCAGCATTTAAGACTCTTCTTCTCCAATTTTACAGGGACAAGTTTGCATCTGACTTTTCAGCGGATGATGTCTGCACTTGGGTGTCGCACTGCCATTGCTCTTCTTGTCGTCTGTAATTGTCAGTCCCGCCTTAAAGCGCTCCCTCTTTTTTGTGGGTTGGGTGGTTTTTTGCtatggggtgggtttcaggggacatttcttgtgacaggacggctttgtagaggtgctggtcacctgttcctcctcgtcactcactggcttggtattttttatagctaatttgattctttatttctttatgtatcgatttgtatttctatatttttatgccaatgtaaagtctaataaaactaaaactaaactaaacaacccaggaagcggcagccaggggatcacctgaAGGGGATGCGACATTTTGTTTCAGACATCAATATAAACCACGAGGGAAATATTGGTTTATATTGATTTCTTACAAGTGTAATAATCTGCTTTTTCATGATTTTACTTCTACTTTCAAGATACAAGGAGAAACACGAAGCTCAGTTATTTGGGCGGGGTCATATTGGTGGGATTGACATCAAGGCACAGAAGAAGGACAGCAGATTTTACTCagatcttctggagaaaagacGGACTGGAAAACAAAAAGAGCAAGAAAAGTAAGTTCTTCATTTTAATACGAAATGGAATGATTTTTGGTCTAGGAAAATCTTggatctcaaaaaaaaaatcagattttcaCTTTATTTTAATGTATTTGGCTTGACACTTACACTGATGTATTAAaacaatgtatactcagtactttcctgagttcgggttaaaaaattacaggcatattactcaggtgggaattgaacccaagacctttgccaatctagaccgactagaccatcgagattgcctggtagttagaggcagtttgaatcctatatttttagcagcgggtatatattcaattttttttgagagtcatgtttatttttgttttcatcgaAGAACACGCCTTGGTAAAGAGGACAAGAGGGAGCAGAAACAGAAATGGGACGACCGTCATTGGAAAGATAAGAAGCAATTCGAGATGACAGAACGAGATTGGCGTATCTTCAGAGAAGATTATAATATCAGTACGAAAGGAGGACGCATTCCAAACCCGCTTCGCTCATGGGCAGAATGTCCGAGTATCCCGGAAAATATCTGTGAAGTCATCAAGAAATTGGAGTACACAGTAAGTTAATATTTTGGACATAAtggaatgtgggttcgaatcccgggcTTGACACTATTGTCctattttgtatgtttgttgtagtttttgtgttaacttaaagccattatacactttcggaacagaaataaaagtaaaagttcacagatttacaaataacttacagggtttacagaaggtaatggtgaaagacttctcttgaaatattattccatgaaatgctttactgtttgataaaacattaaaacaattatcaattctcgatagcgagaattatggatttgttttaaacacatgtcatgatacggcgaagcgggcggaaacaagaatgggttttcccgttattttctcccgactccaatgaccgattgagcctaaattttcacaggtttgttattttatatataagttgagatacacaaagtgtgggcctttagacaatactgtttaccgaaagtgtccaatggctttaagcattgAATGAAAAgaattacaaaaatgttttactataattgtttctcttcatcTAGGGGTTTAAATGGGTACCtccgagggtagaggttgatattgtattTGAGAATTTCACTGGAGCGCCACAGCGCCTTTATGGACATATCTCTAAAGTTCTGTTGTCTCTTTTCTTGTTCTGTGTAACTCTAGGATCCAACACCAATCCAGAGGCaagctattcctattggtttAATGAATCGTGACATCATTGGCGTTGCAGAGACCGGCAGCGGAAAGACGGCAGCTTTCTTAATCCCTCTCCTTGTGTGGATCACGACCCTCCCTAAGATAGAAAGGTAACAATCTCAAGCTCTCATAATTAGACACAATGCAAACGGCTGCCAATACTCCCTTCGAAGCTATGATGCCATCTCCCTTGTGGTGAACAAGTCACCCAAACTAGCTGGTGAGAGAGCTTTTTCTACTACTGCCTCCTGCCTATGGAACGGTCTTCCTGTCCCCATCACAAACCCTCAGACTTTTGTCCTTCACAAAGGGTCTCAAAGACACACCTGTTCTCAAATCTGTAGCTGGTTGTCACCATCACTTTGGTTCCTTCTTTTCTCCCTAAGCGCCTTGCATCCTTGTGTAAATTGGCGCAATATCAatccagttattattattattattattattattattattattattattattattattattattattattattattattattattattattattattattattattattataaggaaCACTTCAAGAGTACAGCATACGTTTTGCTGTTAGtaccttttttcttttaaattatgagaaccaacacacaattctcagagccaacactaccCACAAGAAAGATCATTAGCCCTTATGAGGTACATTATGGTGGACACCTTATGAGTGCAGTGTTTGGGTCCGGTGTAATACAGATAATTTTACCCAaacccaatgggagactttctgggacgatagagggcagcagacttaccgggtaaatccattgttctcagaattatgcgcatgttcagaactacgtaaacaatggaaatttacccggtatgtctgctgccacctagcgttggaaagtctcctatagtGTCATATGAATgtgttcaccatatctcaaaatggcttatcaACATGCTTACGGGCTCATTTTGTTCTTATTATAATATCACCATGAGGTCCCTATGTATTTACACCACACAAATTGAAATCTGACTTTCGTAGGGAGGAAGATGTAGATCAAGGTCCTTATGCCATCATCTTAGCACCTACTCGTGAGCTCGCTCAGCAGATAGAAGAGGAAACCCTACGCTTCGGTCAACCTCTCGGTATCCGCTCAGTCTCAATCATTGGAGGTATCTCTAGAGAAGATCAGGGTTTCAAGCTGAGGATGGGATGCGAGGTCGTCATAGCGACGCCTGGCCGTCTCATCGATGTCTTGGAGAATCGGTATTTGGTGCTGAACCAATGCACGTATGTTGTCTTGGATGAGGTAAGAGTTCTGTCTTCTAAGTTATTTATGAGAGGAAGAAAGAAACATTGACTAGAGTGTGATTTTAACCTATGACCTCCGGGTTATTATGTCGGCACTCTAGCATCTGAGCTATCAAGCCCTATGGTGCGGGTCCCTCTATTGTTTCAATGTCTTCGTTGGGGAGGTTGGCATTCAGAAGCCTTACAACGCAACAAGAAAAGTGGCAGCAGAGGGGCACCTTATGGGCTCACAActtgttattgttaatttatGTAAATGTTAACTAggcatgctttaaaaaaaaaacacagcttttgaaataaatatatgaACTGCCATTTTACCTTTTCTCCCCTCACCTTTTCCCTTTTTGTGATTAAGTAAAATGTAGTCTATGATTACTGTTTAAGattttatattgataaaaataaatcactttTAAGAAACACAATGTATATATTCTTGGATCATACAAAAACCTTTATTTTACCGATCTTTTCCCTTTTGTTTGATCACATGACAGGCCGATCGTATGATTGACATGGGTTTCGAACCCGATGTCCAAAAGATCCTGGAGTATCTCCCAGTGACCAATCAGAAGCCAGATACTGATGAGGCTGAAGACTCAGAGACGCTATTGGCTAACTTTGCTACTAAGAAGAAATACCGACAGGTAAAACCAGATTATACAATTCCTTGTTTGTttcttgtgtatttatcaagtctcattttattttcattttatttagcCTGGTTAGcagtgggcttatttatagggaTTCAGAGGTTTCAGTGTAGAGTCAGTCAACGCTTTGTATACAGTggttacacacatcggtgtaaaaaccaaaagcaacagtaacaaaaatgttataggatttgaggcattgcatggtgagctaTCAAtatctatttggtttgcggtaacaccatgtgtgtgtctccttttttgccaggtagagtttgttctttagagaacttgtctttctatattctacttcTCTCAGTTGGTAAAATGTTAATTTCTCTGCAGTTTTTAATTCTTACTACATGTAAGTGATGTTTGAGGCTTTGCGTGGTGTGAGTAATCAGAACAAACTATCAATAATattaaacttgcaggtacaacaaCCATGTGTTAATTcccttttgagggagtgttggctctgaatagAGCCAGTTTATTGGTCATGATGTTTGAAAAAGTATTCCCTGCTCATCTTAGTCTTCCACACTAAGTTTCAGCATTTTTCCTTTTAGACTGTGATGTTTACCGCTACCATGCCGACAGCTGTGGAGCGTGTAGCTCGTTCCTACCTCCGACGTCCAGCCATCGTTTACATCGGCTCTATCGGCAAACCAGTCGACAAAGTGCAACAAATCGCTTACTTGGTTT
This DNA window, taken from Asterias rubens chromosome 15, eAstRub1.3, whole genome shotgun sequence, encodes the following:
- the LOC117300101 gene encoding glycoprotein-N-acetylgalactosamine 3-beta-galactosyltransferase 1-like, translating into MANLKKLFLLLLSFTSGSFLTWMVTMSTLEEYKMLLQERAKMLRSDDDSFTTRAGVLQDVTHPTTSHAIRTQGIKSKTLHNPDLKTNKTRVLCWVLTSPSTLQTRAIGIKETWGPRCDVILYMSSETDPEFPTVGLDVKEGRPALWNKTRAAIMYIYKHHFNDADWFMKADDDTYVIMENLRDFLQDKDSGKPVYYGHHFKPYIPQGYLSGGAGYVMSREALRAIVVNQLEIPLATPSCEYYKTIRSEDVRVGLCMQMAGVTVGDSRDDQNKNRFLPLTVESFFTKNVPEWFNRFSKHKTKLGPECCSESLISIHYVTDRASMQLLDYYIYRLRRNKT
- the LOC117300009 gene encoding probable ATP-dependent RNA helicase DDX23: MSSKDRIRDRERDRDIRRVRSRSRSRERDRNQSDRMNMNRRDRDDRRDERKDRDRPDRDRDRDRDRDRYRSRQDRSRSPNDKRKRNKGDKTTGEEEEEDLKAEKKQPISLEEMIAKKTKEQEALSKPKFLTKEERAKLAVQKREEAVKAQRQAQDEARKKQMEFIKMSQIAGDPRERDRMERRERRERRDRDEDSSKGKDREEEKEKQAIKDRYLGVVKKKRRIRRLNDRKFVFDWDAGEDTSNDFNPIYKEKHEAQLFGRGHIGGIDIKAQKKDSRFYSDLLEKRRTGKQKEQEKTRLGKEDKREQKQKWDDRHWKDKKQFEMTERDWRIFREDYNISTKGGRIPNPLRSWAECPSIPENICEVIKKLEYTDPTPIQRQAIPIGLMNRDIIGVAETGSGKTAAFLIPLLVWITTLPKIEREEDVDQGPYAIILAPTRELAQQIEEETLRFGQPLGIRSVSIIGGISREDQGFKLRMGCEVVIATPGRLIDVLENRYLVLNQCTYVVLDEADRMIDMGFEPDVQKILEYLPVTNQKPDTDEAEDSETLLANFATKKKYRQTVMFTATMPTAVERVARSYLRRPAIVYIGSIGKPVDKVQQIAYLVSNQEKRHRLVQILEKGYDPPIMIFVNQKKGCDVLAKSLEKMGYNAITLHGGKSQEQREYALASLKTGVKDILVATNVAGRGIDIRDVSVVINFDMAKSIEDYTHRIGRTGRAGKTGTAITFLTQDDSEVFYDLKQILQGSPISTCPPELANHPEAQNKPGTVMNRKKRQEETIFAN